One segment of Triticum aestivum cultivar Chinese Spring chromosome 2A, IWGSC CS RefSeq v2.1, whole genome shotgun sequence DNA contains the following:
- the LOC123187666 gene encoding uncharacterized protein: MALRSLLTKVPALGLRSRGPVHALSPPPAARLLSSGGPGGQIISEGSPTTIYSEEVKALETDCERLQEKIHRDMDSFSELLRSDAEYYRRLTKQLKMVDTACGAAIVLGVSAAVFMTVI, encoded by the exons ATGGCGCTGCGTTCTCTGCTGACGAAGGTGCCGGCCCTTGGTCTCAGGTCTCGGGGGCCCGTCCACGCGCTCTCGCCGCCGCCGGCTGCTCGGCTTTTGTCCAGTGGTGGTCCG GGGGGACAAATCATTTCTGAAGGAAGTCCTACTACCATATATTCTGAAGAAGTAAAAGCCCTGGAAACAGACTGCGAAAGGCTCCAGGAGAAGATACACAGGGACATGGATAGTTTTTCTGAACTTCTGAG GTCTGATGCTGAATATTATCGAAGGCTTACCAAGCAACTTAAAATGGTGGACACTGCATGTGGTGCTGCTATAGTCCTGGGTGTGTCGGCAGCAGTTTTTATGACGGTTATTTGA